In Candidatus Hydrogenedentota bacterium, one DNA window encodes the following:
- a CDS encoding histidinol-phosphatase yields MQANYHTHTRRCKHATGDIEDYCRAAQHAGLSVLGFSDHAALPDNRWHSVRMEFDEREEYCAAIEHAQEVFHDMTILKSMECEYEPRYRAYFEDELLGRLELDYLVGAAHFIPHEDRCIGAYGNITSAAALRSYTRAYVGLIEWGLFAFIAHPDMFGNCYLEWDAEADACSREILAAAEAHGVPLEINGYGFRKAWVETPQGSRPMYPWMRFWETAAKFDIEVVLSSDAHRPEDVAANLQDAAGIAAQFGLRIADLSCLEPDRQQ; encoded by the coding sequence ATGCAAGCCAACTACCATACCCATACCCGCCGGTGTAAACACGCCACAGGCGATATCGAGGACTATTGCCGCGCCGCACAACACGCCGGGTTGTCGGTGCTGGGCTTCTCGGACCATGCCGCCCTTCCTGACAACCGATGGCACTCGGTCCGCATGGAGTTTGACGAACGCGAGGAATACTGCGCCGCCATCGAGCATGCCCAGGAAGTGTTCCATGACATGACGATTCTCAAGAGTATGGAATGCGAATACGAGCCGCGCTATCGCGCCTATTTCGAAGACGAACTGCTCGGGCGGCTCGAGCTGGATTACCTCGTGGGGGCCGCGCACTTCATCCCCCACGAAGACCGCTGCATCGGCGCGTACGGAAACATTACCAGCGCCGCTGCCCTGCGCTCCTATACCCGCGCCTACGTCGGGCTTATCGAGTGGGGACTATTCGCGTTCATCGCACATCCGGACATGTTCGGCAACTGTTATCTCGAATGGGACGCAGAAGCCGACGCGTGTTCGCGCGAGATCCTCGCGGCGGCAGAGGCGCACGGCGTGCCTCTCGAGATCAACGGCTACGGATTCAGGAAAGCCTGGGTCGAAACCCCCCAGGGCAGCCGCCCGATGTACCCCTGGATGCGGTTCTGGGAAACGGCGGCCAAATTCGATATCGAGGTGGTCCTCAGTTCCGATGCGCACCGGCCCGAAGATGTGGCCGCCAACCTCCAGGATGCCGCCGGCATCGCGGCGCAATTCGGATTGCGAATAGCCGACTTGTCCTGTCTCGAACCCGACCGGCAACAGTGA
- a CDS encoding phospholipase D family protein, which yields MNRTRKQPLRYAALALTLAACFNTRAAEYASPVYQFAQRIETTSRSGDSDRTRHNQVLMLEDGLDALLLRVHLIRNAQSTIDIQTSILANDECGRLLMCELFEAARRGVVVRLMLDHFMSARDARWIAALTQAHPNLELRYYRPPVARAAPPKALELANAFVRFKGTNQRMHNKLMLFDQRIGIVGGRNIDNHYYNYSTSYNFLDRDAAVIGPAVAAMADSFEEYWFYKRALPSDTLRDVRAVSETGAYDVLRRPEDFNIGEFQAAVSALLQDRAYLQDAFVSPFHEALRLEYLSDAPGKNQGKWLWGGGRAARRIRELIRTADEELVMQSPYLILNYHARRMFKTLQAQQPPPKVIVSTNSFASTDNTVAYSANYKMRSTYIERLRFQVFELKAHPENLLEWLPNFDELQARAHRAGETRDPFVSIHGKSIVVDSRAAYVGSYNLDPRSENLNTENGILIEDPSIALMVRASILEVTAPSCSWVIAKRQIPLSEVNYLIEGLSGLSPIDIWPLRNTTSFELRPGMTPVEPGHEGFYEHYTDAGSFPGAEGISTKQIVTRIYKMLGSLAVPIL from the coding sequence ATGAACCGAACCAGGAAACAACCGTTGCGATACGCCGCGCTGGCGCTTACCCTTGCAGCATGCTTCAACACGAGGGCTGCCGAATACGCGTCTCCGGTGTATCAGTTCGCCCAGCGCATCGAAACCACGTCCCGCTCCGGCGATTCTGACCGTACCCGGCACAACCAGGTGCTGATGCTCGAAGACGGCCTCGACGCCCTCCTTCTGCGGGTGCATCTGATACGCAATGCGCAGAGCACCATCGACATACAAACCTCCATCCTGGCCAATGACGAGTGCGGCCGTCTTCTCATGTGCGAACTCTTCGAAGCTGCCCGCCGCGGCGTAGTGGTGCGCCTCATGCTCGACCATTTCATGTCCGCACGCGACGCGCGCTGGATCGCCGCGCTCACGCAGGCCCACCCGAATCTCGAACTCCGGTATTACCGCCCCCCCGTCGCGCGCGCCGCGCCCCCCAAAGCGCTGGAGCTGGCCAACGCGTTCGTCCGCTTCAAAGGCACGAATCAGCGCATGCACAACAAACTCATGCTGTTCGATCAGCGGATTGGCATCGTGGGAGGGAGGAATATCGACAATCATTATTACAACTATTCGACCAGCTACAATTTCCTTGACCGGGACGCGGCCGTGATCGGTCCCGCGGTGGCCGCCATGGCGGACTCGTTCGAAGAGTACTGGTTCTACAAACGGGCACTCCCCAGCGATACGCTGCGCGACGTGCGCGCCGTCAGTGAGACGGGCGCCTACGACGTCCTCCGGCGCCCGGAAGACTTCAATATCGGGGAATTCCAGGCCGCCGTGTCCGCGCTGCTTCAAGACCGGGCGTATCTGCAAGATGCGTTCGTATCGCCGTTCCACGAGGCGCTTCGCCTCGAGTACCTCTCAGATGCTCCCGGAAAGAACCAGGGCAAATGGCTATGGGGCGGCGGACGGGCGGCGCGCCGCATCCGTGAGCTCATACGGACCGCCGATGAAGAGCTGGTGATGCAGAGCCCGTACCTGATTCTCAATTACCACGCGCGGCGGATGTTCAAAACACTGCAGGCACAACAGCCACCCCCAAAAGTCATCGTATCGACGAACAGTTTCGCCTCGACCGACAACACGGTGGCCTATTCCGCCAATTACAAGATGCGCTCGACGTACATCGAGCGGCTCCGTTTTCAGGTCTTCGAACTGAAAGCACACCCGGAGAACCTGTTGGAGTGGCTGCCGAATTTCGACGAGCTGCAGGCGCGCGCGCACCGGGCAGGGGAAACGCGCGACCCCTTTGTCTCCATCCACGGCAAGTCCATCGTTGTTGATTCGCGCGCCGCATACGTCGGCTCGTATAACCTCGACCCGCGTTCCGAAAACCTGAACACGGAGAACGGCATACTCATCGAGGATCCTTCGATTGCGCTCATGGTGCGGGCCTCTATTCTCGAGGTGACCGCCCCATCGTGCAGCTGGGTGATCGCCAAACGGCAAATCCCGCTCTCGGAAGTGAACTACTTGATCGAGGGCCTCTCCGGTCTGTCCCCGATCGACATCTGGCCTCTCCGCAATACTACCAGTTTCGAGTTGCGGCCCGGCATGACGCCCGTCGAACCCGGTCACGAGGGTTTTTACGAGCACTATACCGATGCGGGAAGCTTCCCGGGCGCGGAAGGCATCTCAACAAAACAGATCGTAACGCGCATCTACAAGATGCTGGGCTCTCTCGCCGTGCCTATCCTATAA